The proteins below come from a single Desertibacillus haloalkaliphilus genomic window:
- a CDS encoding ATP-binding cassette domain-containing protein, giving the protein MLHIDNLTVAYTATPVFQNLSVAFSPGKITGIIGPNGAGKSTLIKGALGLVRRTGSASIDSRPIKMVRRKVAYVE; this is encoded by the coding sequence ATGTTGCATATTGATAACTTAACGGTTGCTTACACAGCAACCCCAGTTTTTCAAAATTTGTCTGTTGCGTTTAGCCCAGGCAAGATTACAGGTATTATCGGTCCGAACGGTGCAGGTAAATCAACCTTAATTAAGGGGGCACTTGGATTGGTACGTCGTACGGGGAGCGCATCAATCGATAGTCGGCCGATTAAAATGGTACGTCGTAAAGTTGCGTATGTTGAGC